The sequence below is a genomic window from Lysobacter capsici.
CGCGCGTGGTCGGCGCCTGGAAACGCGCGCTGACGACGATGGCGCCGGACGACAAGCCGGCCGAGTTCCACGACAAGGATCAGCTGCTGTTCCTGGTCGACGGCATCCGCGTCAGCGGGCTGCGCCCGGATTGCGGCGTCGGCGAAACCCTGATGAAACAGGCCGGGCTGATGACCGAGGCCGCCAACGAAAGCGTGTCCAAGCGCGAGCGCCGTTGGCGCGCGCTGGGCGAATCGCTGGACGAACTCGACGCCCAGCTGGCCCAGGCCGGCAGCGCTTCGGCCGGCGGATGATCGTCCCGGCTGTCGCGCGCATGCCCGCGCGCGGCGGCCCCGCATCGAACGCGCGCGTCGCCACGACGCACGCGCAACGCACGGCTCCGCCGCGCGCCCCCACGACGGATGCGCCCGGCGCGTTCGCCAGAAACAGATCAGAACCGGAGGACACGGCGTCATGGCCAACAGCATCGAAGTAAAGGTTCCCGATATCGGCGATTACGACGGCGTGCCCGTCATCGAGCTGCTGGTCGCGGTCGGCGATACGGTCAAGAAGGACCAGGGCCTGGTCACACTGGAATCGGACAAGGCGACGATGGAAGTCCCGTCCTCGGCCGACGGCGTGGTCAAGTCGATCAGCGTCAAGATTGGCGACAAGGTAGCCGAGGGCGCGGTGATCGCGATCCTGGAAGCCGCGGGCGAAGCCGCCGCCGCCAGCGACACCAAAGCACCTCTCCCGCCCGCGGGAGAGGTCGCCGCGCCCCGCGCGGCGGGTGAGGGCAAGTCGGCCGGCGCGCCCCCATCCCCGCCTTCCCCCGCCAGCGGGGGAAGTAGCGAAGCCACTGCGAGCGCGGCGACGAGTGCGCCCGCGACGCCCGCACCCACCGCCGCCAGCGCGAGCGGCCGCAAGGCCGATGTCGAATGCCGCATGCTCGTGCTCGGCTCCGGCCCCGGCGGCTACACCGCCGCGTTCCGCGCCGCCGACCTCGGCCTGGACACGGTGCTGGTCGAGCGTTACGCGAGCCTCGGCGGCGTCTGCCTCAACGTCGGCTGCATCCCGTCCAAGGCGCTGCTGCATGCCGCCGCGGTCATCGACGAAGCCCAGCACGCCAGCGATTACGGCGTCAGCTTCGGCCAGCCGACCATCGATCTGGACGTGCTGCGCAAGTACAAGGAAAAAGTCGTCGGCCAGCTGACCAAGGGCCTGGCCGGCATGGCCAAGCAGCGCAAGGTGCGCGTGGTCGCCGGCACCGGCGCCTTCATTTCGCCGAACGAACTGGAAGTGACGGGCGAGGGCGGCACCCAGCTGATCCGCTTCGAGCAATGCATCATCGCCGCCGGCTCGCAGGCGGTGAAGCTGCCGAACTTCCCGTGGGACGACAAGCGCGTCATGGACTCGACCGACGCGCTGGAACTGGCCGATATCCCGAAGAAGTTGCTGGTCGTCGGCGGCGGCATCATCGGCCTGGAAATGGCCACCGTGTACCGCGCGCTCGGCAGCGAAGTCACCGTGGTCGAGTTCCTCGACCAGCTGATGCCCGGCGCCGATCCGGATCTGGTCAAGCCGCTCGCCGATCGCCTCAAGAAGCGGGGCGTTGCGGTGCATCTCAAGACCAAGGCCGCCGGCACCGAAGTGCTTAAGGAAGGCATCAAGGTCTCCTTCGAAGGCGAAAAAGCCCCCGAGGCGCAGGTCTACGACCGCGTGCTGGTCGCGGTCGGCCGTTCGCCCAACGGCGGCAAGATCGGCGCCGACAAGGCCGGCGTCGGCGTCACCGATCGCGGCTTCATTCCGGTCGACCGGCAGATGCGCACCAACGTGCCGCACATCTTCGCCATCGGCGATCTGGTCGGCAATCCGATGCTCGCGCACAAGGCCACTCACGAAGGCAAGCTCGCCGCCGAAGTGGCCGCGGGCGAGAAGAAGGAGTGGGTCGCGCGGGTGATCCCGTCGGTAGCCTACACCGATCCGGAAATCGCCTGGGTCGGCGTCACCGAAACCGAAGCCAAGGCCAAGGGCCTGAAGGTCGGCGTCGGCAAGTTCCCGTGGGCCGCCAGCGGCCGCGCGATCGGCATCGGCCGCACCGAGGGCTTCACCAAGCTGATCTTCGACGAAGCCACCCACCGCATCGTCGGCGGCGGCATCGTCGGCGTGCACGCGGGCGATCTGATTTCCGAAGTGGGCCTGGCGATCGAGATGGGTTGCGAAGTCGCCGACATCGGCCACACCATCCATCCGCATCCGACTTTGAGCGAGTCGGTCGGCATGGCGGCGGAGGTGTTCGATGGGACGATCACCGATTTGTATATTCCGAAGAAGAAAGCCTGAGGCGCAATCCGGCATCGCGCGTCCTCGATGGGCGCGCGGCGTTGGGTGCCCGGTCGGCGGGAGTCTGGAATGACTCGCTTGCTGCCGCTGTTCGAGGCTGAGTTGGCGGACCCGGATAATTTCGAGCTTTACGAAGCCGTCGAAGAACTGGTTCAGCCCACCAATTGGGAGCCGGTGCTGGCCGAGGCGATGCGGGTTCTTGCGAGTTCCGGACTGCGACGGTTCTGGCATCAGGCGATGTGCGTCGTCTTCTGGTCCTCGCACGGCGAAGTGCGGATCCCGCCCGGTGGCGACGCCCTGGATTGCGTTGCGCGGCTTTATCTGTGCCTGGAGCGCGATCCTGGGTTGGACGAGAATCTGGTCTGGAGCATCGCGCATCAACTCAAGGGCGTGGGCTACCTGTCGGCATGGAATCCGCTGCTCGATCGCGAGGTGGTGATGCGCATGGCCGTCATGAGAATGGCGCAGTAGGGATCGGTTTGTCGCAGCCTTTCGATGCGATGTTGAACTCGTAGAAACCGCCATGCCCGAACGGAAGCGTCGCCGTTTCCAGCGGCGTTTTCGTTGCCGTGGCATGCATCGCCGCAGCGTTTGTCGATCGGATGCGATGGAGCCGCAATGCGATCGGGTAGAAGGGCGTCGGGGCTGAAGCCCCTCCCACAAAAGACCTCGGCACGGCGCGGCCAATTACGCGCCCTCGCTTGAATGTCTGATCTTGGGGGTGGTGCCTCGATGTGTTGCCTTGACCGGCCTGCCGCGAGGTCTTTTGTGGGAGGGCCTTCAGGCCCGACGCTCCTCGATCAGCCGCGACGAAGCTACGCGATCAATCTGTTCCAACAAAAACGCCGCCCTCGCAGGCGGCGTTTTCGTTATCGCGACATGAATCGCAGCGGCATCCTCAGAACGAGAACGTCACACCCGCCATCGGACCCTTGAAGCGCTGGTCTAGTCCAACCGACGCATCGCCGCCGTTGCGCTTGGCGTCGATCTTGAACCAGTCGTAGCCGACGAAGGCGCCGACCGCCGGAGTGAAGCGGTACTCGACCAAGGCATTGGCGCGGCTGATGTTGCCTTCGTAGTCGCCGAAGTCGCCCCAGCCCGCGTCCAGGTACTGGCCCTGCACGATGAAGCGCCACTTCTCGCCCGGCGAGAACTGCAGGCGCGTGCCGACGACCGGCGCGAAGCCGTCTTCGCTCTGGCTGTCGCTGTAGTTGGCGGTGCCGGCCTGCGCGCGCAGCTTGCCTTCGATCTTGGCGTACTCCACGCCGATCTGCAGGCCCCAGCTCAGCGTGTCGGTCTCGACCACGGCGTAGTCGTACATCACGCTGGCCAGTTCGAACTTGGCCTTGGCGCGGGCGAAGCTGCCGGCCGGGATGGTGGTGTCGTCGAAGGAAACGTCTTCGCTCAGCGTCGCGGTCTTGCTCTTGTCGTAGCCGAAGTAGTTGAACAGCAGGCGATGGCGTTCGCCGAAGTGGAACTGGCCTTCGATGCGCGGCACGGTTTCCTTGCTGCCGAAATCGAAGTCCTGGCTGAACTCGTAGGGTCGGCCCTGGAAGGTGGTGCCGGCGGTCAATTCGCCGCTGGTGTCGACCGACATCGCACCCAGTCGTACCGTGAATCGATCGTCTTCTGCGTGCGCGGGCAGGGCGTAGGCGGCGCTCGCGGCGGCCAGCGCTAGCGTCAAGGGAAGCAGTCTGGAAATCACAGGTGTACTCCGTAAAGGCGGGGGGAAAGCAGCACATTCGTGTACTGGTGCGTACATGAATGCCGTCCTCGCGGTGGAGTAATCGTGAAAAAAACGGGAGCGACCGATTCGGCAAAGCCGTGCCGATCAATTGGTGACGCGAATCACAAAAAGGCGAAGCCCCGGCGGGTCATGCCGGGGCTTCGGGGTGCCCACCGCAGCTTTGCCATTGACGAGGAGAGAGTGGCGGCGGGCGTTCCCAGATACTGACCGGTGCTTTCGTGAAAGGTTCCGCCGTGCGTCAAAGATTTTCGATCAGGTCGTCAAAGGCGCGTTCGCGACGGCCTGCGCGGCGCGGCGGGTCTCGATGCGCTTCCAGAATTTCTCGTGCAGATGGAAGGCCACGGTGTTGCAGGCCGGTTCGACCAGGGCCAGCGCCCCGCCGACCCAGATGCTGCCGGTCATCAGGTAACCGACCAGGAAGGCGACCGAGAAATGCACGCAGGCGAAGCTGAGGGTCTTGCTCATGGCGGCGGCCTTGATGAGAATTGTTCTCAACAATACGCTTCGTCAGTGGGGAATCAAATCGAATGATCCGACGGTTCCGATAGCTCGTGGCTATCGACGGCCGTGTCGGCACGGCGTGCGTTACGTGACAGGTAATTCAGCGCAAGCGCGCCGCGCCGCATAGTTGCGGCCATGAAGCCCCCCGTCGCCGACCCGGCCGCCCGCTCCCGATCGCCCCATGGCAGGGCCGTGACTGTCGCCGGTTGCCGCAAAGTCGCCCGCACTCTATACTTTTGCGGCTCTACCGGGCGCTTTGCGCCAACCCCAGACCGACGAGACCCGCGTGCACGATCCATTGTCCGCAGGCCGCCGGCTGGCGTCGCGCGCGATTGCCTGGCAAGCCGGCGCGACGGCGCTGGTCGCGCTGGCCTTCTACTCCAAGGGCGCGTCCTTCGCGCTCGCGGCTGCGGTCGGCGGCGGCGCGGCGGTAGCTGGCAGCCTCGTGGCGGCCAGGATGGCACTGGGGGGAGGCGTGCAACCGGCCGGGATGGCTGTAGGACGGTTGTTGGCCGGCGTCATATTCAAGTGGGTGGCGGTATTGACGGTATTCGGGCTGGGACTGGCCTGGTGGCGTCTGCCTCCACTCCCCATGCTGGTGGGTTTGCTCGCGGCGACGCTGGCTTTCGTACTGGCTAATCTTTTGAAACAACGATGAAGGTGTCTTTCGTGAGTGAACAGACCGGTTCGGGCGGCCTGAACGAATACATCAAGCACCATTTGACCCACAACACCAGTGAGGTCTTTGGCAGCGAAGCGTTGTCGAAGTTCAACTTCGACTCGTGGATCGTCGCCTTGGTGCTCGGTTTGCTGTTCATCCTGTGGTTCGGCCTGGCGGCGCGCAAGGCGACCGCGGGCGTTCCCAGCAAGGGCCAGGCGTTCGTCGAGATCATCCTCGAGTTCATCGACGGCCAGGTCAAGGACACCTTCCACGGCGACCGCCGCACGGTGACGCCGCTGGCGCTGACCATCTTCATGTGGGTCGTGTTCATGAACACGATGGACCTGCTGCCGCTCGACCTGTTCGGCTGGCTGGTGCATGTCACCCAGGGCGCGGAAGTCGCGCACCACACCTATTTCCGCGCAGTTCCGACCGCCGATCTCAACACCACCTTCGCGATCTCGGCCTCGGTGTTCTTCATCCTGATCGGCCACGCGATCTCGGCCAAGGGCGCCGGCGGCTTCGGCAAGGAACTGGTCACCGCGCCGTTCCACGCGCACGGCGTGATGAAGATCGTGCTGGTGCCGGTCAATCTGGTCATGAACATCATCGAGTGGCTGGTCAAGCCGGTTTCGCTCGCGATGCGACTGTTCGGCAACATGTACGGCGGCGAGCTGGTGTTCATGCTCATCGCCGGTCTGATGGGAAGCATCTACACCTTCGTGCCTGGCGTGCTCGCCAACGCCGCCTGGGCGATCTTCCACATCCTGATCATCCTGTTGCAGGCCTTCATCTTCATGATCCTCACGGTCGTCTACATCGCAGGCGCCCGCGAAAGCCATTGATTCAAGCCGCGTCACCCGCTGCATCCCTAATTCCAGCTTTATCTATCGTTTTCCCTTCACCGCTTAGCACTACCTCTACCAGGAGAAGCACCATGGAGTACATCGCCAACGTTCAGGGTCTGACCGCGATCGCGATCGGCATCATCATCGGTCTCGGCGCGCTGGGCGCTTGCCTGGGCATCGCGCTCATGGGCTCGAAGTTCCTCGAATCCGCCGCGCGTCAGCCCGAACTCGTGCCGATGCTGCAGGGCCGTATGTTCCTGCTCGCCGGCCTGATCGACGCCGCGTTCATCATCGGCCTCGCCGTTGCTCTGTTCTTCGCGTTCGCCAACCCGCTGATCAGCGTCCTGCAGACCGCTGGCTGATCCGCGTCGGCCCGCGCCCCAGGCGCGGGCCAGGCAACCCGGACCGGCCTCGGTTGGTCCAACGTAAGTAACGTCGAGGACCCGTCATGAATCCCAACATGACTTTCTTCGGTCAGATGCTCTCCTTCGCGATCCTCGTTTGGTTCACGATGAAGTTCATTTGGCCGCCGCTGAACGCAGCGATCGAAGCGCGCCAGAAGAAGATCGCCGAAGGTCTGGCGAACGCCGAAGGCGCCGAAGTTCTCATCCAGCAGGCGCAAGCGCAGGCGGACGAGGTCGTGCGCGAAGCCCGTACCAAGGCCAACGAGGTCATCGACCAGGCCCATCAGCGCGCCAACCAGATCGTCGACCAGGCCAAGACCGATGCGATGGTCGAAGGCACGCGCCTGAAAGCGCTGGCCGACGCCGAGATCGCCGCCGCTGCCGACCGCGCTCGCGAGGAACTGCGCAAGCAGGTGTCCGCGCTGGCCGTGAGCGGCGCCGAAAAACTGCTCAAGCGCGAAATCGACGCCAACGCCCACAAGGCGCTGCTCGACGAGCTTGCCGCAGAAATCTGATCGGATAGCCCAACGCGATGAGCCAGAACCTCACCCTCGCCCGACCGTATGCACGCGCCGCGTTTTCGCTGGCGCGCGATGCCGGCCGTTCCGCGCAATGGTCCGACGCGCTCGCCTTCTCGGCGCGCGTCGCCGCCGATCCGCAGGTGTCCGCGCTGCTCGGTCATCCGCAGCTCAGCGCCGCCGACGCGATCGCCCTGATCGCGATCGACGGTGCGGACGAGTCGGTGCAGCGCTTCCTCGCGCTGCTGGCCGACAACCGCCGCCTGGCGCTGCTGCCGGAAATCTCCGGGCTGTTCGAACAGCTGCGCGCCGAGGCCGACCGCGTGGTCAAGGCCAAGGTCACCTCCGCCAGCGATCTGCCGGCGGCCGAACTCGATGCGATCAAGGCCGCGCTGACCAAGCGCTTCGGCCGTCAGGTCGACATCGAAACGGCCGTGGACGCATCGCTGATCGGCGGCGCGGTGATCGACGCGGGCGACGTGGTGATCGACGGCTCGCTCAAGGGCAAGCTCGCGCGCCTGCAGACGGCATTGGCCGGTTAAAGCCGGGAATGGGGAATTGGGAATAGGGAATCGTCGAAGCCAGCTCTTCCGACTCCCGACTCCCGATTCCCGATTCCCAACCAAAAGAAAGCCCGCGCGTCGCCCCATCGCGATGCAGGACCAAGGAAACGACAATGGCAAGCACCCAGCTCAACCCGTCCGAAATCAGTGAACTGATCAAGACCCGCATCGAGAAGGTCAAGCTGGCCGCCGAAGCGCGCAACGAAGGCACCGTCACCTCGGTGTCCGACGGCATCGTGCGCATCCACGGCCTGGCTGACGTGATGCAGGGCGAAATGATCGAACTGCCGAACAACACCTTCGCGCTCGCGCTGAACCTGGAGCGCGACTCGGTCGGCGCCGTGGTCCTGGGCGATTACGAGCATCTGCGCGAAGGCGACATCGCCAAGACCACCGCACGCATCCTGGAAGTGCCGGTCGGTCGCGAACTGCTCGGCCGCGTGGTCAACGCGCTCGGCGAGCCGATCGACGGCAAGGGTCCGATCGGCGCGGCGATGACCGCTCCGGTGGAGCGCGTCGCCCCGGGCGTGATCTGGCGCAAGTCGGTCGACCAGCCGGTGCAGACCGGCTACAAGACCGTCGACGCGATGATCCCGATCGGCCGCGGCCAGCGCGAGCTGATCATCGGCGACCGTCAGACCGGCAAGACCGCGCTGGCGATCGACGCGATCATCAACCAGAAGGGCACCGGCATTAAGTGCGTGTACGTCGCGATCGGCCAGAAGGCCAGCTCGGTCGCCAACGTCGTGCGCAAGCTGGAAGAAAACGGCGCGCTCGCCCACACCATCGTGGTCGCCGCGACCGCGTCGGAATCGGCCGCGATGCAGTACATCAGCGCCTACTCGGGCTGCACCATGGGCGAGTACTTCCTCGACCGCGGCGAAGACGCGCTGATCGTGTACGACGATCTGTCCAAGCAGGCCGTGGCCTACCGCCAGATCTCGCTGCTGCTCAAGCGCCCGCCGGGCCGCGAAGCCTACCCGGGCGACGTGTTCTACCTGCACAGCCGCCTGCTCGAGCGCGCCGCGCGCGTGTCGACCGAGTACGTCGAGAAGTTCACCAACGGCGAAGTGAAGGGCAAGACCGGTTCGCTGACCGCGCTGCCGATCATCGAAACCCAGGCCGGCGACGTTTCGGCGTTCGTGCCGACCAACGTGATCTCGATCACCGACGGCCAGATCTTCCTGGAAACCGACCTGTTCAACGCCGGCATCCGTCCGGCCGTGAACGCCGGTATCTCGGTGTCGCGCGTCGGTGGCGCGGCCCAGACCAAGATCGTCAAGAAGCTGTCCGGCGGCATCCGTATCGCCCTGGCCCAGTACCGCGAGCTGGCTGCGTTCGCGCAGTTCGCTTCCGACCTCGACGAAGCCACCCGCAAGCAGCTCGAGCGCGGTCAGCGCGTCACCGAGCTGATGAAGCAAAAGCAGTACGCGCCGATGTCGATCGCCCTGCAGTCGCTGTCGATCTATGCGGTCGACAAGGGCTTCATGGACGACGTGCCGGTGAACAAGATCGGTGCGTTCGAAGAAGCGCTGCACGCGCACTTCACCAATACCGCCGGCGAGCTGGTCGACCAGATCAACGCCACCGGCAATTGGAACGACGACATCGAAGGCGCCTTCAAGAAGGGCATCGAAGAGTTCAAGCAGACCGGGACCTGGTAAGGCCGGGAGTCGGGAATAGGGAGTCGGGAATCGGGGAAACCCGCGCCGGCTCCTCCGATTCCCGATTCACGATTCCCCATTCCCACGAGCGGAGCGAGTAAATGGCCGGCGGCAGAGAAATCAAAACCAAGATCAAGAGCGTGCAGAACACCCGCAAGGTGACGCGCGCGCTCGAAATGGTCTCGGCTTCCAAGATCCGCAAGGCGCAGGATCGGATGAAGACCTCGCGCCCGTACGCGCGGGTCATCAAGCAGGTGATCGGTCATCTGGCCCAGGCCAATTCCGACTACCAGCATCCGTACATGATCGAGCGCAAGGATCCCAAGCGCGTCGGTTATGTGATCGTGTCGTCCGACCGCGGTCTGGCCGGTGGCCTCAACAACAACCTGTT
It includes:
- the atpB gene encoding F0F1 ATP synthase subunit A, which produces MKVSFVSEQTGSGGLNEYIKHHLTHNTSEVFGSEALSKFNFDSWIVALVLGLLFILWFGLAARKATAGVPSKGQAFVEIILEFIDGQVKDTFHGDRRTVTPLALTIFMWVVFMNTMDLLPLDLFGWLVHVTQGAEVAHHTYFRAVPTADLNTTFAISASVFFILIGHAISAKGAGGFGKELVTAPFHAHGVMKIVLVPVNLVMNIIEWLVKPVSLAMRLFGNMYGGELVFMLIAGLMGSIYTFVPGVLANAAWAIFHILIILLQAFIFMILTVVYIAGARESH
- a CDS encoding F0F1 ATP synthase subunit delta; protein product: MSQNLTLARPYARAAFSLARDAGRSAQWSDALAFSARVAADPQVSALLGHPQLSAADAIALIAIDGADESVQRFLALLADNRRLALLPEISGLFEQLRAEADRVVKAKVTSASDLPAAELDAIKAALTKRFGRQVDIETAVDASLIGGAVIDAGDVVIDGSLKGKLARLQTALAG
- the atpA gene encoding F0F1 ATP synthase subunit alpha — encoded protein: MASTQLNPSEISELIKTRIEKVKLAAEARNEGTVTSVSDGIVRIHGLADVMQGEMIELPNNTFALALNLERDSVGAVVLGDYEHLREGDIAKTTARILEVPVGRELLGRVVNALGEPIDGKGPIGAAMTAPVERVAPGVIWRKSVDQPVQTGYKTVDAMIPIGRGQRELIIGDRQTGKTALAIDAIINQKGTGIKCVYVAIGQKASSVANVVRKLEENGALAHTIVVAATASESAAMQYISAYSGCTMGEYFLDRGEDALIVYDDLSKQAVAYRQISLLLKRPPGREAYPGDVFYLHSRLLERAARVSTEYVEKFTNGEVKGKTGSLTALPIIETQAGDVSAFVPTNVISITDGQIFLETDLFNAGIRPAVNAGISVSRVGGAAQTKIVKKLSGGIRIALAQYRELAAFAQFASDLDEATRKQLERGQRVTELMKQKQYAPMSIALQSLSIYAVDKGFMDDVPVNKIGAFEEALHAHFTNTAGELVDQINATGNWNDDIEGAFKKGIEEFKQTGTW
- a CDS encoding F0F1 ATP synthase subunit B; this translates as MNPNMTFFGQMLSFAILVWFTMKFIWPPLNAAIEARQKKIAEGLANAEGAEVLIQQAQAQADEVVREARTKANEVIDQAHQRANQIVDQAKTDAMVEGTRLKALADAEIAAAADRAREELRKQVSALAVSGAEKLLKREIDANAHKALLDELAAEI
- the atpE gene encoding F0F1 ATP synthase subunit C, encoding MEYIANVQGLTAIAIGIIIGLGALGACLGIALMGSKFLESAARQPELVPMLQGRMFLLAGLIDAAFIIGLAVALFFAFANPLISVLQTAG
- the lpdA gene encoding dihydrolipoyl dehydrogenase, with the translated sequence MANSIEVKVPDIGDYDGVPVIELLVAVGDTVKKDQGLVTLESDKATMEVPSSADGVVKSISVKIGDKVAEGAVIAILEAAGEAAAASDTKAPLPPAGEVAAPRAAGEGKSAGAPPSPPSPASGGSSEATASAATSAPATPAPTAASASGRKADVECRMLVLGSGPGGYTAAFRAADLGLDTVLVERYASLGGVCLNVGCIPSKALLHAAAVIDEAQHASDYGVSFGQPTIDLDVLRKYKEKVVGQLTKGLAGMAKQRKVRVVAGTGAFISPNELEVTGEGGTQLIRFEQCIIAAGSQAVKLPNFPWDDKRVMDSTDALELADIPKKLLVVGGGIIGLEMATVYRALGSEVTVVEFLDQLMPGADPDLVKPLADRLKKRGVAVHLKTKAAGTEVLKEGIKVSFEGEKAPEAQVYDRVLVAVGRSPNGGKIGADKAGVGVTDRGFIPVDRQMRTNVPHIFAIGDLVGNPMLAHKATHEGKLAAEVAAGEKKEWVARVIPSVAYTDPEIAWVGVTETEAKAKGLKVGVGKFPWAASGRAIGIGRTEGFTKLIFDEATHRIVGGGIVGVHAGDLISEVGLAIEMGCEVADIGHTIHPHPTLSESVGMAAEVFDGTITDLYIPKKKA
- a CDS encoding DUF2061 domain-containing protein, which gives rise to MSKTLSFACVHFSVAFLVGYLMTGSIWVGGALALVEPACNTVAFHLHEKFWKRIETRRAAQAVANAPLTT